The Patescibacteria group bacterium genome window below encodes:
- a CDS encoding type Z 30S ribosomal protein S14 yields MARKALIEKSKKTPKFSTRKIRRCWRCGRNHGYMRDFDLCRICFREFANNTDLPGIKKSSW; encoded by the coding sequence ATGGCTAGAAAAGCTCTAATAGAAAAATCAAAGAAAACTCCGAAGTTTTCCACCAGAAAAATTCGTCGTTGTTGGCGTTGTGGTCGTAATCACGGCTATATGCGTGACTTTGATTTGTGTAGAATTTGTTTCAGAGAATTTGCCAACAATACCGACTTGCCCGGAATTAAAAAATCCAGCTGGTAA
- the rplX gene encoding 50S ribosomal protein L24, with amino-acid sequence MNIKRNDKVIVLAGKDKGKTGKVLQVLVETDRASIEGVNLLIKHMRPRKKGEQGQRIEFPAPIRLSNLMLVCPKCEKPTRIGKKFLEPTSDSQKRRVKVRICKKCQATID; translated from the coding sequence ATGAATATCAAAAGAAATGACAAAGTAATAGTGTTGGCAGGCAAGGACAAAGGTAAAACCGGTAAGGTTTTGCAGGTCTTGGTTGAAACGGATCGCGCCAGCATTGAAGGCGTTAACCTTTTAATTAAGCACATGCGTCCTCGTAAAAAAGGTGAGCAAGGACAAAGGATTGAATTTCCGGCACCGATTAGATTGTCTAACCTTATGTTGGTTTGTCCGAAATGTGAAAAACCAACCAGGATTGGTAAGAAGTTTTTAGAACCGACTTCAGATAGCCAAAAGCGTCGTGTCAAGGTTCGTATTTGCAAAAAATGTCAAGCTACCATAGACTAA
- the rpsH gene encoding 30S ribosomal protein S8, which translates to MIDPIADMLTRIRNAAAVKASEVILPTSKLKFNIAKLLQENGWINKAEIIPATDKGFAQLRLELKYRPNGLPTFSSIKRISKSSRRVYVGKDSLPRVLNHYGIAIISTSQGLMTNREAKRRNVGGEIICEIY; encoded by the coding sequence ATGATTGACCCAATTGCAGACATGTTAACTCGTATCAGAAATGCCGCCGCTGTTAAAGCTTCGGAGGTGATTTTGCCTACGAGTAAGTTAAAATTCAATATTGCCAAGCTGCTTCAAGAAAACGGCTGGATTAACAAAGCCGAAATTATACCAGCTACAGATAAAGGCTTTGCCCAATTGCGTTTGGAGCTTAAGTATCGCCCTAACGGTCTTCCGACTTTTTCTTCCATTAAGAGAATCAGTAAATCAAGTCGTCGGGTTTATGTTGGTAAAGATTCTTTACCAAGAGTTTTGAACCACTATGGTATTGCTATTATTTCCACTTCTCAAGGGTTAATGACCAATCGTGAGGCTAAGCGACGTAATGTCGGAGGAGAAATTATTTGTGAAATTTATTAA
- the recO gene encoding DNA repair protein RecO, producing MPTPSTPTYSTRALVLKRSPYRAFDTLVTAYSRDKGKLRFLIRGGLKFNSKMSAHSEPFNLVDLMIIAGRRDYAASLVSQRVYACLKSDYEKLEAAGYALSSFNKLIKEDVQDPHLFDHALDFLTFLDKTEANREVYQFLSYVFLLKVLKHLGYGLDHLNCRQCQKALGENTYLLPKEGGWFCADCSLSFEKDLSLVINLKSLFLLRKTQDSSFLALPDLTIVSHDIIVLNKALKEWLDYLIE from the coding sequence ATGCCCACTCCATCAACCCCCACTTACTCTACTCGTGCTTTAGTGCTTAAACGTTCTCCTTATCGCGCTTTTGATACTTTAGTTACCGCTTATTCAAGGGATAAGGGTAAGTTAAGATTTTTAATTAGAGGAGGTCTTAAGTTTAATTCCAAAATGTCGGCCCATAGTGAGCCTTTTAATTTGGTTGACTTAATGATTATTGCTGGTCGTCGAGATTATGCTGCTTCTTTGGTTAGTCAAAGAGTTTACGCTTGTCTAAAGTCAGATTATGAAAAACTTGAAGCTGCCGGTTATGCCTTGTCTTCTTTTAATAAGCTTATTAAAGAAGATGTTCAAGATCCCCATCTTTTTGATCATGCTTTGGATTTTTTAACTTTTTTAGATAAGACGGAAGCTAATCGTGAAGTTTATCAGTTTCTTTCGTATGTTTTTTTACTTAAAGTTTTAAAACATCTTGGTTATGGTCTTGATCATCTAAACTGTCGGCAATGCCAAAAAGCTTTGGGTGAAAATACTTATCTTCTTCCCAAGGAAGGGGGTTGGTTTTGCGCAGATTGTTCTCTAAGCTTTGAAAAAGACCTTTCTTTGGTTATTAATTTAAAAAGCTTATTTTTATTAAGAAAAACCCAAGATTCTTCTTTTTTAGCCTTACCGGATTTGACTATTGTTTCTCATGATATTATTGTATTAAATAAGGCACTTAAAGAGTGGCTTGATTATCTTATTGAATAA
- the secY gene encoding preprotein translocase subunit SecY, with translation MEKLLKIWRIEEIRNSVLFVLAMLVIFRIAAHIPVPGANPEALKTFFAGNDILGLLNIFSGGGMENFSIVMMGVGPYITASIIFQLLTMLIPKLEEMNKEEAGKRKITMWTRWATVPFAMIQSYSMIILLRNTGAGVIQDLSPFDYFTIMATVTAGTIFLMWLGELISEKKVGNGISLMIFAGIIAGLPSAVQELSLNYTPDMLTTIIGLLVIGLITVVGVVVINEGQRNIPVQYARQMRGGHSFGGNSTHLPLRVNMAGVIPIIFAISVVLFPPMVAQFFVGAASPTLASAAQWVINFFNDQLAYGIMYFLLVFGFTYFYTEIVFHPSKIAENLQKQGGFIPGIRPGRHTTEYLGNTTHKIILVGALFLSTIAVLPLILQAFSGLPSLAIGGTSLLIVVSVVIDAVKQIQSQVTMREYSMD, from the coding sequence ATGGAAAAACTTTTGAAAATTTGGAGAATTGAAGAAATACGCAACAGTGTGTTGTTTGTTTTGGCTATGTTGGTTATTTTCCGAATAGCTGCTCATATTCCGGTACCAGGAGCTAATCCTGAAGCCCTAAAAACTTTTTTTGCTGGTAATGACATTTTGGGTCTTTTAAATATTTTTTCTGGTGGTGGTATGGAGAACTTTTCCATTGTGATGATGGGAGTTGGTCCCTACATTACTGCTTCTATTATTTTCCAGCTCTTAACCATGTTAATTCCGAAGCTTGAAGAAATGAACAAAGAAGAGGCTGGTAAGAGAAAGATAACTATGTGGACTCGTTGGGCGACTGTGCCTTTTGCTATGATCCAGTCATATAGCATGATTATACTTTTAAGAAATACTGGTGCTGGTGTTATTCAAGATTTAAGCCCTTTTGATTACTTTACTATTATGGCCACTGTTACCGCTGGTACTATTTTCTTAATGTGGCTTGGAGAATTAATTAGTGAAAAGAAAGTTGGTAACGGTATTTCTTTAATGATCTTTGCCGGTATTATTGCTGGTCTGCCTTCGGCTGTCCAGGAACTTTCATTAAACTATACGCCAGATATGCTAACCACTATTATTGGTCTTTTGGTTATCGGCCTTATTACGGTTGTCGGTGTAGTAGTAATTAACGAGGGTCAACGTAATATCCCTGTGCAATATGCCAGGCAAATGAGAGGTGGGCATTCTTTTGGTGGTAATTCAACCCACTTGCCTTTACGTGTTAATATGGCCGGAGTTATCCCAATTATCTTTGCCATTTCAGTGGTACTTTTTCCTCCGATGGTAGCCCAGTTTTTTGTCGGGGCGGCCAGTCCGACCTTGGCTTCAGCGGCTCAGTGGGTGATTAATTTCTTTAATGATCAGTTGGCTTACGGTATTATGTACTTTCTTTTGGTTTTCGGCTTTACTTATTTTTATACCGAAATCGTTTTTCATCCTTCAAAAATTGCCGAGAATCTTCAGAAACAGGGAGGCTTTATTCCTGGTATCCGTCCAGGTAGACATACAACGGAATATTTGGGTAATACGACCCATAAGATCATTTTAGTTGGAGCTCTTTTCTTGTCTACTATTGCGGTTTTACCTTTAATACTCCAAGCTTTTTCCGGGCTACCTTCTTTGGCTATTGGAGGTACCAGCCTATTGATCGTTGTTTCGGTGGTTATTGACGCTGTTAAACAGATACAGTCCCAGGTGACGATGAGAGAGTATAGCATGGATTAA
- the rplE gene encoding 50S ribosomal protein L5 — MKLKELYQKEIVPALKERFGYTNLLAVPRVLKVTINVGVGRFTKEKSYIDAVAENLSRISGQRAILTKAKKSIAGFKVREGNIVGVTVTLRGDRMYDFLTKLVNITFPRVRDFRGIEESKVDRSGNLSVGFKEHIAFPEIKLDEVENVHGLEINISTTAKTKDEGLELFRLLGFPFKKNLSK; from the coding sequence ATGAAACTTAAAGAATTATACCAAAAAGAAATAGTCCCGGCTCTTAAGGAGCGTTTCGGTTATACCAACCTATTGGCTGTACCGAGAGTGCTTAAGGTTACCATTAATGTTGGTGTGGGACGATTTACTAAAGAAAAGTCATATATTGACGCTGTGGCCGAAAATCTTTCCAGAATCAGCGGACAAAGAGCTATTTTAACTAAAGCTAAGAAGTCTATTGCTGGTTTTAAGGTTCGTGAAGGTAATATTGTTGGAGTAACGGTTACTTTGCGAGGAGACAGAATGTATGATTTTCTAACCAAGTTGGTTAATATTACTTTCCCAAGAGTAAGAGACTTTAGAGGTATTGAGGAAAGTAAAGTGGATAGAAGCGGTAATTTATCTGTTGGTTTTAAGGAGCATATCGCTTTTCCGGAAATTAAGCTTGATGAAGTTGAAAACGTGCACGGTTTGGAAATTAATATTTCCACTACCGCTAAAACAAAGGATGAAGGGCTTGAGCTTTTTCGTCTGCTCGGTTTTCCTTTTAAAAAGAATTTAAGTAAATAA
- a CDS encoding 30S ribosomal protein S5: MTEQTNNQEQKGTEEKKSSAGQTRGRGGERRAGGGGRRQGGERRGRRGAREEKPAEEFEQRVIDIARVTRVMAGGKRMRFRACVAIGDKKGRVAIGLAKGADVTIAVSKAVNQAKKDIVNVSVSGHTIPHAVDHRFGAAHILLKPAAAGRGIIAGGIVRTILELSGVHNVSSKILGTNNKVNNAKCVMEALKSLKAPRKSKNDKNQESKENKGEIDEGNKQAEKTVSDKSDKSNKKSEKIESKVE, from the coding sequence ATGACTGAACAAACCAACAATCAAGAACAAAAGGGAACTGAAGAAAAGAAATCTTCAGCTGGGCAGACTCGCGGTCGCGGTGGAGAAAGACGCGCAGGCGGAGGAGGTAGAAGACAGGGCGGAGAAAGACGAGGTCGTAGAGGAGCTCGTGAGGAAAAGCCGGCTGAAGAATTTGAACAAAGAGTTATAGATATTGCTCGTGTTACTCGTGTTATGGCCGGTGGTAAGAGAATGCGCTTTAGAGCTTGTGTGGCTATTGGAGATAAAAAGGGGAGAGTGGCCATTGGTTTAGCTAAGGGAGCTGATGTTACCATTGCTGTTTCAAAAGCGGTTAACCAGGCTAAAAAAGATATTGTTAACGTGTCTGTTTCCGGGCACACTATTCCACACGCTGTAGATCATAGATTTGGCGCAGCCCATATTTTACTTAAACCGGCCGCTGCCGGACGAGGTATTATTGCCGGGGGTATTGTTAGAACCATTCTTGAACTTTCCGGTGTCCATAACGTTTCCAGTAAGATTCTTGGTACCAATAATAAAGTTAATAACGCTAAATGTGTTATGGAAGCGCTTAAGTCACTAAAGGCTCCTCGTAAATCTAAAAATGACAAGAATCAGGAAAGTAAGGAGAATAAAGGTGAAATCGATGAAGGTAATAAACAAGCTGAAAAAACCGTTAGTGATAAATCAGACAAGTCAAACAAAAAAAGCGAAAAAATTGAATCTAAGGTTGAGTAA
- a CDS encoding uL15 family ribosomal protein yields MTLSLSNIKGNKTNKDRKRVGRGNASGHGTYSTRGLKGQKSRSGVSGLKRLGMRQRLLSIPKSRGFTSYHAKAKVITFNMLNKALTDGATVNPVILRRLNLLGLREKAKIVVKGDLKLKNLQIKDIQASEGAKAIIEKMGGNLS; encoded by the coding sequence ATGACACTTTCTTTATCTAACATTAAGGGTAATAAGACCAACAAGGACCGTAAGCGCGTCGGACGAGGTAATGCTTCCGGACATGGTACTTATTCCACCCGTGGTCTTAAAGGACAGAAATCTCGCTCTGGTGTGAGTGGTTTAAAGCGTCTTGGTATGAGACAGCGTCTTTTGAGTATCCCTAAATCTCGTGGTTTTACTTCTTATCATGCTAAAGCTAAGGTTATTACTTTTAATATGCTTAATAAGGCCTTAACTGATGGAGCAACGGTTAATCCGGTTATTTTAAGACGTCTTAACTTGCTTGGTTTAAGAGAAAAAGCTAAAATAGTGGTTAAGGGAGATCTTAAATTGAAAAATTTACAAATTAAAGATATTCAGGCCAGCGAAGGAGCTAAAGCTATTATTGAAAAAATGGGTGGTAATCTTAGCTAA
- the rplF gene encoding 50S ribosomal protein L6: MSRLGKLPIELPTGVSASYSDSLVTVKGPKGELKQLIGGMVSVVIDEKVIKVSVANKDNRKERAMWGLYYSLIKNMVIGVSEGFSKKLEIQGVGYKVSGGGKALTLNLGFSHPINFSLPEGTEATVEGNSITISGIDKQLVGEISAQIRKLKKPEPYKGKGIRYSDEIVRRKAGKTATKGS; this comes from the coding sequence ATGTCCAGATTAGGAAAACTACCAATTGAATTACCAACCGGTGTTAGCGCTTCTTACAGTGATAGCTTAGTGACGGTTAAAGGCCCTAAAGGAGAGCTTAAGCAGCTTATTGGAGGTATGGTTAGTGTTGTTATTGATGAAAAGGTAATTAAGGTTTCAGTAGCTAATAAGGATAATCGTAAAGAAAGAGCCATGTGGGGTCTTTATTACAGCCTTATTAAAAATATGGTAATTGGTGTTAGTGAAGGATTTAGTAAGAAGTTGGAAATTCAAGGTGTTGGTTATAAGGTGTCCGGAGGAGGTAAGGCCTTAACTCTAAACCTGGGATTTTCTCATCCGATTAATTTTTCTTTACCAGAGGGCACTGAAGCTACAGTAGAAGGTAATAGTATTACAATTTCTGGTATAGACAAGCAATTAGTTGGAGAAATCTCCGCCCAAATTCGTAAACTTAAGAAACCTGAACCTTATAAGGGTAAGGGTATCCGTTATAGCGACGAAATTGTCCGCCGTAAGGCCGGTAAGACCGCCACTAAAGGATCTTAG
- the ruvX gene encoding Holliday junction resolvase RuvX codes for MQEGLCLGIDWGEARIGLATGDLASKVASPEGVAKNLKDLLMIIKKENPSILIVGNPMSLRGGQANKSFKDFLDKLKKEVGDLPIILIDERMSSAQADSLDKQNKRKGMRDSLAAMVILQSYFDGL; via the coding sequence ATGCAAGAAGGACTTTGTTTAGGTATTGATTGGGGAGAAGCCAGAATCGGTTTAGCGACCGGAGATTTGGCGAGCAAAGTAGCTTCTCCAGAGGGTGTAGCTAAAAACCTAAAAGACCTTTTAATGATTATTAAGAAAGAAAACCCAAGTATCTTAATTGTAGGTAATCCTATGTCTTTAAGGGGAGGACAAGCCAATAAGTCTTTTAAAGATTTTTTAGACAAGTTAAAAAAAGAAGTTGGTGATTTACCGATTATTTTAATAGACGAAAGAATGTCCAGCGCCCAAGCGGATTCACTGGATAAACAAAATAAAAGAAAAGGCATGAGAGATTCTTTAGCTGCTATGGTTATCTTACAGTCTTATTTTGATGGACTTTAA
- the rplR gene encoding 50S ribosomal protein L18: MNKQQQTLMIKKRRQRKIRSVIVGTAERPRFNVSKSNRHFYVQLIDDASGKTLAGIHSREVKTKGNKTETAKAVGILLAEKAKDLKIDKVVFDRGGNRYTGRVRAAAEGAREAGLQF; this comes from the coding sequence ATGAACAAGCAGCAACAAACTTTAATGATTAAAAAACGCCGACAAAGAAAGATTCGTTCGGTTATTGTCGGTACGGCTGAGCGCCCTCGTTTTAATGTTTCCAAAAGCAATCGTCATTTTTATGTACAGTTAATAGACGATGCTTCTGGTAAGACTTTAGCCGGTATTCATTCAAGAGAAGTAAAGACCAAGGGTAATAAAACCGAAACAGCTAAAGCGGTTGGCATTCTTTTGGCTGAAAAAGCTAAGGATTTAAAGATTGATAAAGTTGTTTTTGATCGTGGAGGTAATCGTTATACCGGAAGAGTTAGAGCTGCCGCTGAAGGAGCTCGCGAGGCAGGCTTGCAATTTTAA
- the map gene encoding type I methionyl aminopeptidase: MDKKMIKSAEEIALIKEGGLLLGEILGTLAKMVKPGLRAFDLEEKAEVMMEKIGGAPAFKGYCSHQGAKPFPSILCISLNEGIVHGPAKKDMIFKDGDIVTLDIGMKYPSEGRGYYTDTAVTVPVGRISEEASKLLEGTALSLEKAIEIIRPGLTILELGSAIEQVLKDYKLGVIKELVGHGVGYGVHEPPQIPNYAFPKNEFPNIALQAGMVIAVEPMATLGGWRIALGQDGITFITADRSLSAHFEHTIIVTERGCEVATARE, encoded by the coding sequence ATGGATAAAAAAATGATTAAAAGCGCAGAAGAAATCGCCTTAATTAAAGAGGGTGGTTTACTTTTAGGCGAGATTTTGGGTACTTTAGCTAAAATGGTTAAGCCGGGTTTAAGAGCTTTTGATCTTGAAGAAAAAGCTGAGGTAATGATGGAGAAGATTGGGGGAGCACCGGCTTTTAAAGGATATTGTTCGCATCAAGGCGCTAAGCCTTTTCCCAGTATTCTTTGTATTTCTCTTAACGAGGGTATTGTACATGGTCCGGCTAAGAAAGATATGATCTTTAAAGACGGAGATATTGTTACTCTCGATATTGGTATGAAATATCCTAGTGAAGGTAGGGGTTATTATACTGACACCGCGGTTACTGTCCCGGTGGGGAGGATTTCAGAGGAAGCTTCTAAGTTACTGGAAGGTACAGCCTTGTCGCTTGAAAAAGCCATTGAAATTATTCGTCCGGGATTAACCATACTTGAACTTGGCTCAGCTATAGAGCAGGTTCTAAAGGACTATAAACTGGGAGTAATTAAAGAGTTGGTGGGACACGGAGTTGGTTACGGGGTACATGAGCCTCCACAGATACCTAATTATGCTTTTCCCAAAAATGAATTCCCTAATATTGCCTTACAAGCCGGTATGGTAATAGCTGTTGAACCCATGGCTACTTTAGGTGGTTGGCGTATCGCTCTAGGACAAGACGGTATTACTTTTATTACCGCAGACAGAAGTTTAAGTGCTCATTTTGAACATACGATTATAGTAACCGAAAGGGGTTGTGAAGTAGCTACGGCCAGAGAATAG
- a CDS encoding nucleoside monophosphate kinase, producing the protein MPRTILVFFGPPGSGKGTQSDLLAEKLNIPTISTGELLRREQKTGSVLGRKAKSLMIDGRLVPETLVDHILKARLTKPDTKRGFILDGYPRNENQFKHLLKLTKGDDRLYFIEVKIPDREVLTRLTGRRVCRCGASYHLVYNPPRKKDICDLCGEKIYRRPDDEPKVVRHRLEHYNKSIQPLLEKASGRGSIIVIDGERSIITLHKELRVQLKNYGIAAKVKGKKLNKSKNKKNSK; encoded by the coding sequence ATGCCTCGTACAATTTTAGTTTTTTTCGGTCCTCCTGGTTCCGGAAAAGGTACCCAGTCCGATCTTTTAGCTGAGAAGCTTAATATCCCCACCATCTCTACTGGTGAGCTTTTGCGACGTGAACAAAAAACCGGTAGTGTTTTGGGTCGTAAAGCCAAGAGCTTGATGATTGACGGAAGATTGGTACCTGAAACCTTAGTGGATCACATACTTAAAGCTCGTTTAACTAAACCGGACACTAAGCGCGGGTTTATCTTAGACGGTTATCCGAGAAATGAGAATCAGTTTAAACATCTTCTTAAATTAACCAAGGGGGATGATAGGCTTTATTTTATTGAAGTAAAAATCCCAGATAGGGAAGTTTTAACTCGTTTAACCGGTCGCCGAGTTTGTCGTTGTGGTGCTTCTTATCATTTAGTTTATAACCCACCTCGCAAAAAAGATATTTGTGATCTTTGTGGAGAAAAAATCTATCGTCGGCCGGATGATGAGCCTAAAGTGGTACGTCATCGTTTAGAGCATTATAATAAGAGTATTCAGCCGCTTTTAGAAAAAGCTAGTGGCCGTGGTTCAATTATTGTCATAGACGGAGAAAGGTCAATTATTACCCTACATAAAGAATTAAGAGTTCAACTTAAAAATTACGGGATAGCGGCTAAGGTTAAGGGTAAGAAATTAAATAAGAGCAAGAATAAGAAAAACTCCAAATAA
- the aspS gene encoding aspartate--tRNA ligase, protein MTMKRTHTCGELRKENEGQEVCLAGWLHNRRDLGGLVFLDLRDRYGLTQLAIDPSLNPAAAKALEGLHHESVIEVKGTVALRPDGMANSEMATGEVEVKVLELSVLSRSSVLPFEINNEESASQVKEALRLEYRFLDLRRPSLQAMLKLKDDLFTHIRAYFKKHDFVEVQTPILANSSPEGARDFLIPSRLYPGSYYALPQAPQQFKQLLMVSGVDRYFQIAPCFRDEDTRNDRHYGEFYQVDMEMSFVEQEDVFVIMEPLMKEVTEKFSQKKMNNLLPDGSFLRLAWREAMDKYGTDKPDLRYELEIIDLTKKDYWSLFPPFAKTLPEGVVRGLRVPGGAALSRKQLDGYKEVINKHGVETLAIVGMTEEGATSSLSKFLSQENLDDLAKEAELKVGDALFLTAGVWKKICAAMGNLRTTLAKDLNFIRQNEAAWCWITDFPMYDASDTTASGIDFSHNPFSMPQGGHEAIDNKDPLDILAYQYDLVLNGYEISSGGVRNHDSELLRKVFIKAGYEGEEVDRRFGALIKAFQYGAPPHAGNAPGVDRLLMVLTDNDSIRDMYAFPKDGQGRDLLMNSPSPVDKSLLDELNLEEKKVKDK, encoded by the coding sequence TTGACTATGAAAAGAACACATACTTGCGGAGAGCTCCGTAAAGAAAATGAAGGACAAGAAGTTTGTTTAGCAGGCTGGTTACATAATCGCCGAGATCTTGGTGGTTTGGTTTTTCTTGATCTAAGAGATAGATATGGCTTAACCCAGCTGGCCATAGACCCATCATTAAACCCGGCAGCGGCTAAAGCCCTTGAGGGTCTTCATCATGAATCGGTAATTGAGGTTAAGGGTACGGTAGCCTTACGCCCCGATGGCATGGCTAATTCCGAGATGGCTACCGGAGAGGTAGAAGTTAAGGTCCTAGAATTGTCTGTTTTAAGCCGTTCTTCTGTTTTGCCTTTTGAAATTAATAACGAAGAAAGTGCTTCACAAGTTAAAGAGGCTTTGCGTTTAGAATACAGGTTTTTAGATTTACGAAGACCGTCTTTGCAAGCCATGTTAAAGCTTAAGGATGATCTTTTTACCCATATCCGTGCTTATTTTAAAAAGCATGACTTTGTTGAAGTCCAAACCCCGATTCTAGCTAACTCTTCTCCCGAGGGTGCTAGAGACTTTTTAATTCCTTCTCGTTTATATCCCGGCTCTTATTACGCCCTACCGCAAGCCCCCCAACAGTTTAAACAGTTATTGATGGTTTCTGGGGTGGATCGTTATTTTCAAATAGCTCCTTGCTTTAGAGATGAGGATACCAGAAACGACCGACATTACGGAGAGTTTTATCAGGTAGATATGGAAATGAGTTTTGTTGAACAAGAAGATGTTTTTGTAATTATGGAACCTTTAATGAAGGAAGTGACAGAGAAATTCAGTCAAAAGAAAATGAATAATCTTCTACCAGATGGTTCTTTCTTGAGGCTAGCTTGGCGGGAGGCTATGGATAAGTATGGCACAGATAAACCAGACTTGCGTTATGAACTTGAAATTATTGATCTTACCAAGAAAGACTACTGGTCTTTATTCCCGCCTTTTGCTAAAACTCTACCAGAGGGTGTTGTTCGCGGACTAAGAGTACCTGGTGGGGCAGCTTTAAGTAGAAAGCAATTAGATGGATATAAGGAAGTGATTAATAAACACGGAGTGGAAACTTTGGCGATTGTTGGTATGACTGAAGAAGGCGCTACTAGCTCTTTGTCTAAGTTTTTATCTCAAGAAAATCTAGATGATTTAGCCAAAGAAGCTGAGCTTAAAGTAGGGGATGCTCTTTTTCTCACTGCCGGAGTTTGGAAGAAAATTTGTGCGGCTATGGGAAACCTACGAACTACTTTAGCTAAAGATCTTAATTTTATTCGCCAAAATGAAGCGGCTTGGTGTTGGATAACCGACTTTCCGATGTATGATGCTTCAGACACCACAGCAAGTGGTATAGACTTTTCCCATAATCCTTTTTCCATGCCCCAGGGAGGACATGAGGCGATTGATAATAAAGACCCATTGGATATTTTAGCCTATCAATATGACTTGGTTTTAAACGGTTATGAGATCTCCAGCGGGGGAGTAAGAAACCATGACAGTGAACTTTTACGTAAGGTTTTCATTAAAGCGGGTTACGAAGGCGAAGAAGTGGATAGGCGTTTCGGTGCCCTAATTAAAGCTTTTCAATACGGGGCTCCACCTCATGCCGGTAACGCACCAGGAGTAGACAGACTTTTAATGGTCTTAACAGATAATGATTCAATTCGCGACATGTATGCTTTCCCTAAAGATGGACAAGGTAGAGACCTTTTAATGAATAGTCCATCTCCGGTAGACAAGAGCCTATTAGATGAACTTAACCTTGAAGAAAAGAAAGTAAAAGATAAATAG
- a CDS encoding prepilin-type N-terminal cleavage/methylation domain-containing protein, with protein MSKNIPKAFTLIELLVVIAIIGTLSTLAIVALGNSRFKARDSKRLNDARSIVNALELYYADNNQYPSSLTPGQPLEANDIVYISKVPNNPTPRTDGDCPNEEYSYTPLDNQQDYVIHYCLGSASSSSESGTVVLSSSGPIDPSLVGFWKFEEGSGLNTQDSSGNGNNGTLSAGVTWQPENECRIGSCLRFTSSTQNVNVGNDNSLRITENLTVAFWIRPIAWQASVDLINNGLYRFRYRGDWDVDNIRFLYMIQEATWPGCSAWTYWAGSCATTSTFSTLDTWYHVAGVKRGDNLEFWVNGQMIGNNQIFNNHNVSDSQFGNLLFRQFNGYMDEVRIYNRSLSAQEISLIRFAQ; from the coding sequence ATGTCTAAAAATATCCCCAAAGCTTTTACTCTTATAGAACTCCTTGTAGTAATAGCTATTATAGGTACTCTTTCAACCTTGGCCATAGTGGCTTTAGGTAATTCAAGATTTAAGGCTAGAGATTCTAAAAGATTAAACGATGCAAGATCAATAGTTAATGCTTTAGAGCTTTATTATGCAGATAATAATCAATATCCTTCATCTCTTACTCCGGGACAACCCCTAGAAGCCAATGATATAGTTTATATTAGCAAGGTGCCAAATAATCCAACACCTAGGACAGATGGTGATTGCCCAAATGAAGAATACAGCTATACCCCATTGGATAATCAACAAGATTATGTAATTCATTATTGTTTAGGCTCTGCTTCTAGCTCATCAGAATCAGGTACTGTTGTTCTTTCTTCAAGTGGACCCATAGATCCATCTTTGGTTGGTTTTTGGAAGTTTGAAGAAGGATCTGGTCTTAATACTCAAGATAGTTCTGGTAACGGAAATAATGGAACCCTAAGTGCTGGAGTTACTTGGCAGCCTGAGAATGAATGTCGCATTGGTTCTTGTTTAAGGTTTACTTCATCCACTCAAAACGTAAATGTTGGGAATGATAATTCTTTAAGAATTACCGAAAATCTTACTGTTGCTTTTTGGATAAGACCCATAGCTTGGCAAGCTTCCGTTGATTTAATTAATAATGGGCTTTACCGTTTTCGTTATAGAGGAGATTGGGATGTAGACAATATAAGATTTCTTTATATGATTCAAGAAGCTACTTGGCCCGGTTGCTCTGCTTGGACTTATTGGGCAGGCTCTTGTGCCACTACTTCAACTTTTTCCACGCTTGATACTTGGTATCATGTTGCTGGAGTTAAAAGAGGTGATAATTTGGAGTTTTGGGTTAACGGACAAATGATTGGAAATAATCAAATTTTTAATAATCACAATGTCAGCGATAGTCAGTTTGGTAATTTACTTTTTAGACAATTCAATGGTTACATGGATGAAGTCCGTATTTACAATAGATCTTTATCTGCCCAAGAAATATCTTTAATTAGATTTGCGCAATAA